In Bacteroides coprosuis DSM 18011, the following are encoded in one genomic region:
- a CDS encoding HAD-superfamily hydrolase, subfamily IA, variant 3 (COGs: COG0637 phosphatase/phosphohexomutase~InterPro IPR005834:IPR006402~KEGG: bth:BT_0697 putative phosphatase/phosphohexomutase~PFAM: Haloacid dehalogenase-like hydrolase~SPTR: Hydrolase, CbbY/CbbZ/GpH/YieH family;~TIGRFAM: HAD-superfamily hydrolase, subfamily IA, variant 3~IMG reference gene:2504106702~PFAM: haloacid dehalogenase-like hydrolase~TIGRFAM: haloacid dehalogenase superfamily, subfamily IA, variant 3 with third motif having DD or ED), with protein sequence MSKKRVVLFDFDGVIMDTETIYTEFWDDQGKKYLNIENFGKIVKGRTDDVIYKKYFTDHQHLIPLLDKEIDHLENTMPFNYIRGAEEFMLHLKAEGVKIGMATSSNNRKMEIVFGQHPRLKELLDYIVTVDMVSHPKPNPECYQKAMEYFNASPKETVIFEDSIYGLQAARDAGAVVVGLTTTSTSDEIAYLSDYIIPDFDGITYDTIREFLD encoded by the coding sequence ATGTCTAAAAAAAGAGTCGTATTGTTTGATTTTGATGGAGTTATTATGGATACCGAGACTATTTACACTGAGTTTTGGGATGATCAGGGAAAAAAGTATCTAAATATAGAGAATTTTGGAAAGATTGTTAAAGGAAGAACGGATGATGTTATTTATAAAAAATATTTTACAGATCATCAGCATTTAATTCCCCTCTTAGATAAAGAAATAGATCATTTAGAAAATACTATGCCTTTTAATTATATAAGAGGTGCTGAGGAATTTATGTTGCACCTGAAGGCTGAAGGAGTAAAAATAGGGATGGCTACTAGTTCTAATAATAGGAAAATGGAAATAGTGTTTGGCCAACATCCTCGGTTAAAAGAGTTATTAGATTATATTGTGACAGTGGATATGGTGTCTCATCCTAAGCCAAATCCTGAATGTTATCAAAAGGCAATGGAGTATTTTAATGCTTCTCCTAAAGAAACTGTTATTTTTGAAGATTCAATTTATGGACTTCAGGCAGCAAGAGATGCTGGGGCGGTAGTAGTAGGTTTAACAACAACTAGTACTTCTGATGAAATTGCTTATCTGTCAGATTATATTATTCCTGATTTTGATGGAATTACATATGATACAATTCGTGAGTTTTTAGATTAA